Genomic segment of Drosophila biarmipes strain raj3 chromosome 2L, RU_DBia_V1.1, whole genome shotgun sequence:
AccattcttaaaaaaaattatatatatacttatatttatattttaataaatttgtatattttcaaaGAACACCCGCACCGGCGACTAAACCCCTTGACCGGGCAATGGGTCCTGGTGTGCCCTCACCGCACCCAACGCCCCTGGTCGGGTCAGCAAGAGAAGCCGCAGAAGAACGAGCTGCCCGACTTCGATCCCACCAATCCCCTTTGTCCTGGAGTCACCCGCCCCAATGGAATTGTATTTTGAAGACTACAATCCTATTATACCAATATACTTATGTCTACTTTAAATGATACATATAGGAGACCCCTGCCTACGAGAGCACCTATGTTTTCGAGAACGACTTCCCGGCCCTGGTAGAGGTGGTGCCCGTTCCGCCCAACAGTGACGATCCCCTGTTCCAGATAGCACCTGCCCGTGGCAACTGCCGGGTGATGTGCTTCCATCCCAAGTCGAATCTCACCTTGCCCACCATGAGTGCAGCGGAAATTGTCGTTGTTATCGACGAGTAAGTTAGGATTTATGGCTTATATCAGAGGCACGCCCGTGATAAACACCAATTTTATCTCCCTGCCTATCTAGGTGGATCCGCCAGTTCAACGAGCTGAGTGCCAAGTACGCCTGGGTGCAGATATTCGAGAACAAGGGCGCCGCCATGGGCTGCTCCAATCCGCATCCGCACTGCCAGATCTGGTCGTGCTCTTTTCTGCCCACAGAGCCGCAGCTGAAGCAGGAGCGTCTGCGTGCCTACTACGCCACCAACGAGCGACCCATGCTGGCCGACTATGTGGAGCGGGAGCTGCAGCGCCAGGAGCGGATCGTGATCGAAAATCCCGACTGGCTGGTGGTGGTGCCCTTCTGGGCCACCTGGCCCTTCGAAACCATGCTAATCTcgcgcaacaacaacaagaggaTCAATGACCTGACGCTCGGACAACGGGAAAATCTGGCGGTGACCATCAAGGAGCTGACCACCAAGTATGACAACCTGTTCCAGTGCTCGTTTCCCTACTCGATGGGCTGGCACGGAGCACCGACTGGACCGGAGCATGCGCACGCTTCCAGTGCCCACTGGACCCTGCACGCCATCTACTATCCACCGCTGCTTCGATCGGCCTCCGTGCGCAAGTTCATGGTGGGATTCGAGCTCCTGGCCATGGCCCAGCGCGACTTGACTCCGGAGCAGGCTGCCCAGCGGTTGCGGGAGGTGGATGGAAAGTGCCATTACCTGGCGAAGTGATCTCGGTCACCAGGGGGCGCAGGTCGTAGCAAGTCGTATTcagtttaataaaagaaaacagtCGATCGACTCTAAAGCTATTTGCAatcatttgtaaaaaatattctagaATAATGCTACAGCCAAATAGCGATGATCCACCAAGCGATTAGCATGATTGGCAAAGGCCCCTTGACCTCCAGGGTGCAATGCAATCATTGATTTATCAGATAAGCCTAGGAATAATGCGACTTTGTGTTACCTAATACACAGTTGCAGTCAAAACAATAGGTCGACAGATGCGAATAGGCTACCTGATAAgtgtaataaaatatatttaggaATATAAAGCTAAAAaagattataataaaatttcttaCTTTTGTTTTCGAGAAAATGTGCACTGTACACGTATTGTCAATGTTATAGAgctattttatttgaacttaCCCTAAGTTCAAATACACTAATATTAGAATTTTCACttcatattttgaaattttgttttcttaatattaatttgattttgtattattttaaacagatatttttcaaacattttcgAAAGCACCACGAAAAGGCAAGAACAAATAAACATCCTTTTCGTGTTTCTTAAAGTaagttaataatattaaaggttaaacaaaaataaaatattcttctTGGCGGaagttttgtaaaaaaaagttttatctctttaaaaatCCTTCAAAATAATCCTCTTAATTCTGTACACAAAAAAGCATGTTATGGGTAAAACAACCGTGGGCAAAATTGATGAAGGTACTTTTGTTAGTaggaaaaaaaagtaattttcaaAAGAATGTGATGTAAGGCAATCGAAAACCAAGACACtcccatttaaataaaaaaaatagcaaGTAGGTAAGAAGGCTCACCTGGAACTCTGTTTGCGGCTGCGGTGGTTGGCTCTGGATGATGGACTCGTCGCTGATCAACTGCGGCTTGTTCTTGTTCTTGTAGAAGGCAGGCATGCACTCGTTGTTGTTCGAGCTCGAGTTGTTGGTGCTGGAGCGAGCCCGGAACCTTGTGCCGTCCGAGGTCCGCCAGATGTTCATGCGCCGGAGTCGGGCCTCCAGCTCAATGTCATCGCAGGTGGCGATGCGTGGCATGACAAAGCTCTCCTTGGACCTGTGCATCAGTGCACTGAACATGCCGTTGCGAATGTCTAGCAGGTGGGAGCGAGTGTACATCTTCACCGGCTTGCTGCTGACCAGCGGAGCGGTGGCAGGGCGAACAGCCCTCGGCGCCCGCAGGCTTCCCGGCTTGTGGATTCCAGTGCTGGGAGCACGCTTGTGCTGCCCCTTTTGCGGATGCTGATCTGCCCCCAAGTCCTTGACGGCCTGTTGCTTCTTGGGCGAGTCGTGGTCGAGATCACAGCTTACGGCCGTGCAGGACAACATGCTGCTCGGTTGGGTGTAGGGTGTGGATGCCCGGGCCGAGAGCACTTGCAGTGCCAGGCCTTCGTCCTCGTGCGGCTGCTTCGAGGTCCCATGCATCGGAATGGCTTCACGGGAAATGGGTGCGAAGACCCGACTCTGCTTGGCCAGCAGTTCGACGACCTTAAAATGCCTCTCCAACTGCATAAGCACGGCGGGCTTTTTGGTCTTCGGGTGCAACACCAGCGCCTTGGAGGAAGGGAAGGCCATCAGCGGGCCATCGCATATTGCCTCCTGACCCGAACGTCTGGGCAGCATCTCAATCGTCTCCACCTTCTTGTTTTTCATGGAACGGGAAGACTGTTTACCAAAGTAAaagcaacatttaaaaaatgtcatgaTGAAGAATGTAGGAATATCGTCTGTATTCTTTGAAATGTTAATGTCGAATGGAAAGGGCCAACAGCTGATGTGTTGACACATTTATCATGCCTACTTTGATTTTCAGTTTAGAATTGAATGTCTTGAAATTTAGTTTCAgtaattcataatttttgtaatagtACATTTAACATCAAAACGATCAGgacaaatcaaaaaatattattagacttaaaaaaatatatacacatacatatatataaatatacaaaaacagCTGTTGTTACCGCACacgtaaatataaaaacaaaatttaggtAGGtgtaagaaaaaaattaaacagcttctttaaacaacatttatgattacaaatttaatttatttttgggaacaataaaatgttaaagaaTTCGTATTTGTTGTAGAAAAACAAGGTTTTGCGGATTTATTATTAGATTTAGTGCCGATGCTTAGGAATATTATTCCAggacatatttttttcttttatcttTTCATAAACGCTCTACCCAAGGTACTCACTTATAGAACAAAGAAAGGACGAACAATATTATAGATATAACGCGGTGTAAGTCTAAAAATGTAGAATcgattaaaaaatgcaaaaaatctttttaaatcGTTCAGAAGAACTAGACTTTAAGCATTAAGAGAACTCATGAAATTTAGAAAACGGAAGACCTACATTATAAATGTCTTTTTaagaataattatttttaaaatatatagttatatactcaataaatatgaaaatcaaataaatggaaaatttcgGCTACATGTAAtaatttaatgattttaaagtATGAAATTTAAGCATACGAACATTctgcaacttgcaacttgcaGCTTTAAACTGCAAGCCAACTACCaaataactattttaaattGCAGATctgctttttaaatattaaaagacaACTCACTTCGGGACTGGCCTTTTGCGTCCGCTTGTTGGCCTCCAGCTTGGTGATGGCCTTCTCCAGCGCGTCCTTCAGCTTGAAGGCGGGCAGCTTGAGGTAGCCCAGTCCGGCGGCCAGGAACGCGTTGGTCGGCAGCGGAGGCGGTGGGGGCGGGGCGCAGGGATCCTCCCACTTCTCGGAGTtggcctcgtcctcgtcctggtGCTCCGAGTGAGCCGACGCAGGTGCGGCCTTGGCGGGCGGCGGAGCCTGAACGGGAgtgggtggcggcggcgggggTGGGTACTCGAATTTGCTCTTAACACTGGGGGTCAGCGCCTCGTCCTGCTGATCCACGGCAAGGTGATCGCCTGCATTCGCAGCATTGGTGGCAATTTTCAGGGCGCCAGCGCCATTTTCTTGCTCAACTTCGGCCATTTGCATTGCGCTTTGGCTGCCTAAGCTCGTAAGTTCGATCTCCTTCTCATTCAGAGGGTCCATACTCACGTAATAAATggtttttgattaaaaattaaaacgaacACTTTTCGTCGGTCGAAAATTGAAACTATTCAAAAAAGAACGAAATCACGTTTAACACAAGTTCGATCATAAGATCCGTTATTCGGCTTTGGAGCGATGAGTAAGCAGGACAGGGACAGGGAAAATACCGAAAAACTACCGAGCGAAAGGGGGCAGAGAAAAAGGGTAGAGGTGGCATTGGCGATCAGTGTAAGAAAACATTGCAATTTGATAAAAGAAGGGTTTACGaattttctacatttaaaCTGAGTTGCCTTACTTGTGGCCGATTTTATTTAAGGCACTCAATTGTAAATTTAAGGAGAGCAAATTAACCTCTGTTTAGCTACCCTTCGGGCTCGATTTTTTAGTTTAGAATTGTTTAACTTTGCCTATTTTATTTGtgtacttttatttattaaacacATAGGTATAGCTCAAACTCGTTCTTGAATTTTGCTTAAAagctaatttttttgttttaaaataaataaaaataataccagAGTCGGGGACAGAGAAAGAGGGATGAAATAGGCGATCAGTGTAGaacaacattaaattaaaatataaaaaggatttttaaatgttcgacCTTAGGACTAAGTGACATTGTTAACGTGCATTTTGGATGATTACGgagaaatatttaactttCGTTCTGCCAACTgctttggattttatttatgtatattgTGGATCTTagcagaaaattaaatttgttttaatttatgttatttttttttcatttcatattttaaattttgttgatCAAATATGTAAAGCtcattttttgaattatttttatttttgatattgcttaaaaattaaaattttcttgaaataataaaaaaaaagtcccAAGCAAGGCTTACAACCTTATacctgattttattttaagaccCATTACAAGGCATTCTTTTAAGCAAGGTTTCTCACCTTATACCATCAAAGTCCAAGTTCCCCACCCATAGTCTACTTTATCTTGGTATTTTTTGCCATTTGCAATCTGTACATATGCACATTTTCAGTATTCTTTATAGTTCTTCTGCGTTTCCTATAGTCCGTGCGACGGCCACACCAGCTGCACAAGCCAGGCGAAAAAACtgaagaaaattttttaaataatttgcgtGCCATCGATTTTATAATTGGTACTTACTCGAAGTACCCAAGACTCGTTCTTGCCAAGCGGATGGCTGCCTAAGGTAAGTTCCTCGAGCGGTAATTCTAGCCCGCGGGGTAAACAAATCGAGCCTTAACCTCAATGTGTGCCCATTTTTCCGTAGACGAGGAACTTCAGGAAAAGGTAATACAAAAAAAGATCCCAAAATGACCCAATATCTGCCGCCGAATCTGCTGGCGCTGTTCGCGGCCCGGGATCCCATCCCGTTTATGCCGCCGGTCGACAAGTTGCCGCACGAGAAGAAGTCCCGCGGCTACCTCGGAGTGGCTAAGTTTATGGCCGACTTCGAGGACCCTAAGGACACGCCGCTGCCGAAAACCGTGGAGACGCGCCAGGAGCGACTGGAACGGCGCCGGCGCGAGAAGGCCGAGCAGGTGGCCTACAAGCTGGAGCGGGAAATAGCGCTGTGGGATCCCACAGAAATCAAGAACGCCACGGAGGACCCCTTTCGCACGCTTTTCATTGCCCGCATCAACTACGATACTTCGGAGTCCAAGCTAAGGCGCGAGTTCGAGTTCTACGGGCCGATCAAGAAGATCGTCCTGATCCACGACCAGGAGTCAGGTAAACCCAAGGGCTACGCCTTCATCGAGTACGAGCACGAGCGGGACATGCACGCCGCCTACAAGCACGCCGATGGTAAGAAGATCGACAGCAAGCGCGTCCTGGTAGACGTGGAGCGGGCTCGTACAGTGAAGGGCTGGCTACCGCGCCGCCTGGGCGGCGGTCTGGGCGGAACGCGTCGCGGTGGCAACGATGTCAACATCAAGCACTCCGGCCGCGAGGACAACGAGCGGGAGCGCGAACGCTACCGACTGGAGCGGGAGCGTGAGGATCGCGAGGGTCCTGGACGCGGCGCCGGCACCAATGGCCTGGATGCCCGGTCTGGACGCGGTTTCGGGGCGGAGCGGCGACGTTCTCGCTCCAGGGAACGCCGCGACCGGGAACGAGATCGCGGACGTGGCGCTGTGGCCAATAGTGGTCGCTCGCGCAGCCGTTCCCGCGAGCGCAGAAAACGACGAGCGGGCAGCCGAGAGCGGTACGACGAGTTCGACCGACGGGATCGGCGTGACAGGGAGCGCGAGCGTGATCGCGATCGGGAGCgcgagaagaagaagaagcgctcCAAGTCGCGCGAACGCGAGTCCTCCAGGGAGCGGCGCGAGCGGAAGCGTGAGCGAAGGGATCGTGAACGAGGCGCCGGATCCGGCGGTGATGTCAAGGAGCGCAAGCCCGACTTCCGCGACATGGACGTCATTAAGATCAAGGAGGAGCCCATCGACGATGACTATCCCTCATTTGACTACCAGAACACGACCATCAAGCGCGAAGTGGACGACGAGAACGAGGAGAAGTACCGGCCGCCGCCTGCGCATCACAATATGTTCAGtgtgccgccgccgccaatTTTGGGTCGTGGCACGGCCAATCCGAATCCCAATCCCGACAATGGCCAGCAGCAGGGCGCCAGCGACCAGAGCTGGTGGCGTCAGTAGGCATGGAGAAGCAGCGAGAGGGTCCTGGAGTCTTTCAAGGTTAATAATTGTAGAAATCAGTCGTCTGTGGGTCGCAACTATTTATTCATTCGACTCGATGCACCGCAGTCCCGGAGAGACTAACCATAGCAATCCACGGTTCCATTTTACACAGAAAATTTTAAGGTACAGCCTGGAGAGACGCCAGGCAGAACAAGATTACAGAAACCCCAGACCGCTAAACGCAAAATCCACTTATTTGTGCGTAgcttaaatcatttaaatttataagtaACTCTTAACAAATGAATATGAAAGAAAAGTAAGTAAAATAAAGCTAGCCCTACATGTGTTTGTTTCCCCACCTTTGGTAAGGGGGTCAAAGGGAATCCGGAGAGAGCCAGGAGCTGGAATCCTTCCATGACGATGGCGTAATATGGTACTGTCCCACGGTGGTTCCTGGGATTTTCTTACTCACCTAGCAATAAGCTCAACAAAAACGCAACTTGAACACAAACCCTTGCACTAACCCGTGCCTTTTTCTCTGTTTCTTGCAGTTTTCAATCAATTGAAAATCTGACTCTGACTAGCGTGAAAGCAAAATCAAAAGCATAAGTATTTAATCACAGTACAGAACAAAGTAACAAAACGAAAATTAGTGTTCCGCCAGAACTCGTAGCCAAAGCAAAGCCCACACAGTCCTATATTCCAAGCCCACATCAGGTAATTTGGTCAACGCACAAACCTCACTAATCCATGCGTCTACCGTTCTAGGACCGCTCTAGAATCGAGATAGCTACCGATACTTTCCTCCTCTCCTCCGCTCTGGGTTGCCTGTTGTGGTGTGTAAGTTGTTAAATTGAGTCGCGGGCTAAATTCTAAGACCTTCCGAACCAAATGTGCAAAACGGCTGTAAGTTTGCCCCAATCTTCGGTAAGATTTGCTCGACCGCCGCGACGGTAAGGGAGCTTTGCTCTGTTTGGTACACATTGCGAACTGCTCTGATGGTCTGTGGCAATGGTGGCAGACTGCCACTTCTTATCCATTATGTCTGTAACCAATTTACCATTTCGATCTTTTCATGTACGTTGAGCTGATTGTTACCGTACTGAAGAGGAACACGCGGCGGAAACCCTCGTAGAACAGAAAACTGCACAAAGGTTTGCTTTTGGTAACTGGTAACGACGGTTCAGGTCAGGTCAGGCGCTTTAGAGTTTGGTAGACCCTACTTTGGGTGGTGGACATTGACAAAATTGGGGGCcgtcttttattttcttattctTTGGTATACACGACCCCAGCAATAGACTCTGAGTACTTCGGACTCTTGGTGGGGAAATAATGGGAGAACTAGGTACCTTTTAAATCACCAAATAGTGAAGAGAAGTGGTTATATCACTAAGATTTTAtcagcaaataaacaaaatgtttgccttaaaacaaaaaagcccttgttttattttgtgaaaaatCTCTTAGCCGGTTTAACTAGAATGCTTGTGTTCAGATTTATTAAATCTATagtcaaaatttaaaacttgcGTTTTTgccacataaataaatattattgaaatTGAGTTTAAAATGTCAAATCAAACGCAAAATTCATTCTTAATTTTACTTAACTCATAGTAAGATGATACTATGATATCTATGTATCATTAGGGGTTTGCCAAATATCAGAACGATTATAAAATTTAGGACAATAATCATTAATTAGTGTGCGGATAGTTtgaataaattgtaaaaatgtcaatattaaccaaacaaaaacaatgaattaatatatttcatatcaattttaaaatttgttttcccgCGCAAAATATAAAGTAATATACCAACTATCTTAGAGATGGGTGCACTGATGGTATCGATACatcgaatattttttttgtaccacTTGAATACATGGATGCAGATGCCATTTCTTTCTGGCACCCATGTTTCTTATGGAAGATGTGTGGCTTAATACCTTAAACTTGACTCACTTGAATTTATTGGATTTTGTACTATCGCTCGTCTTTAATCATTACAGTGCGAACCAacaatttattgaatatcaTTTGACCGACCGACCTTTTTTAATAGCAGTGATTTTAGTGATCCGTTACCGATCAGTGACTGTTATTTCCTGGTGAACGCacccatttattttttttgtttgcaaacccaaactaaaataaattggtttcttttttatagt
This window contains:
- the LOC108034130 gene encoding U1 small nuclear ribonucleoprotein 70 kDa — translated: MTQYLPPNLLALFAARDPIPFMPPVDKLPHEKKSRGYLGVAKFMADFEDPKDTPLPKTVETRQERLERRRREKAEQVAYKLEREIALWDPTEIKNATEDPFRTLFIARINYDTSESKLRREFEFYGPIKKIVLIHDQESGKPKGYAFIEYEHERDMHAAYKHADGKKIDSKRVLVDVERARTVKGWLPRRLGGGLGGTRRGGNDVNIKHSGREDNERERERYRLEREREDREGPGRGAGTNGLDARSGRGFGAERRRSRSRERRDRERDRGRGAVANSGRSRSRSRERRKRRAGSRERYDEFDRRDRRDRERERDRDREREKKKKRSKSRERESSRERRERKRERRDRERGAGSGGDVKERKPDFRDMDVIKIKEEPIDDDYPSFDYQNTTIKREVDDENEEKYRPPPAHHNMFSVPPPPILGRGTANPNPNPDNGQQQGASDQSWWRQ
- the LOC108033713 gene encoding probable galactose-1-phosphate uridylyltransferase, whose translation is MQFVASEHPHRRLNPLTGQWVLVCPHRTQRPWSGQQEKPQKNELPDFDPTNPLCPGVTRPNGIETPAYESTYVFENDFPALVEVVPVPPNSDDPLFQIAPARGNCRVMCFHPKSNLTLPTMSAAEIVVVIDEWIRQFNELSAKYAWVQIFENKGAAMGCSNPHPHCQIWSCSFLPTEPQLKQERLRAYYATNERPMLADYVERELQRQERIVIENPDWLVVVPFWATWPFETMLISRNNNKRINDLTLGQRENLAVTIKELTTKYDNLFQCSFPYSMGWHGAPTGPEHAHASSAHWTLHAIYYPPLLRSASVRKFMVGFELLAMAQRDLTPEQAAQRLREVDGKCHYLAK